In Daucus carota subsp. sativus chromosome 4, DH1 v3.0, whole genome shotgun sequence, one DNA window encodes the following:
- the LOC108219016 gene encoding chlorophyll a-b binding protein CP26, chloroplastic produces MASLAASTAAASIGVSEMLGNTLNFSSRTAPSASSPATFKTVALFGKKAAPPPKKAVVAAPESDELAKWYGPERRIFLPEGLLDRSEIPEYLNGEVPGDYGYDPFGLGKKPEDFAKYQAYELIHARWAMLGAAGFIIPEAFNKYGANCGPEAVWFKTGALLLDGNTLNYFGKNIPINLVLAVVAEVVLLGGAEYYRITNGLDLEDKLHPGGPFDPLGLADDPDQAALLKVKEIKNGRLAMFAMLGFFIQAYVTGEGPVENLSAHLSDPFGNNLLTVIGGAAERAPTL; encoded by the exons ATGGCTTCCTTAGCAGCATCCACTGCGGCAGCCTCCATCGGAGTGTCGGAAATGCTAGGGAACACCCTCAACTTCTCCTCCAGGACAGCTCCATCTGCATCAAGCCCTGCAACCTTTAAAACGGTTGCTCTTTTTGGTAAGAAGGCTGCTCCTCCACCAAAGAAGGCTGTTGTTGCTGCCCCCGAGTCCGATGAACTCGCCAAGTGGTATG GTCCTGAGAGGAGAATTTTCTTGCCAGAAGGTCTGTTGGACAGATCTGAAATTCCTGAGTACCTAAATGGAGAAGTTCCTGGAGA CTACGGATATGATCCTTTTGGCCTTGGCAAGAAACCAGAAGACTTTGCTAA ATATCAAGCATATGAGCTTATCCATGCTCGCTGGGCGATGCTGGGAGCTGCTGGTTTCATCATCCCAGAGGCGTTCAACAAATATGGAGCTAACTGCGGCCCTGAAGCTGTTTGGTTCAAG ACCGGAGCTCTACTCCTTGACGGAAACACACTGAATTACTTTGGAAAGAACATTCCCATTAATCTTGTACTTGCTGTTGTTGCTGAGGTTGTTCTTCTTGGTGGCGCAGAGTACTACAGGATCACCAATGGCTTG GATTTGGAGGACAAACTTCACCCCGGAGGTCCATTTGATCCATTGGGACTAGCAGATGACCCTGATCAGGCTGCACTTCTGAAGGTGAAGGAGATCAAGAATGGAAGACTTGCAATGTTTGCGATGCTCGGATTCTTTATACAAGCTTATGTAACTGGAGAGGGACCTGTGGAGAACCTTTCAGCTCATTTGAGTGATCCCTTCGGCAACAACTTGCTTACTGTCATTGGAGGAGCCGCAGAACGAGCCCCTACTCTTTGA
- the LOC108216070 gene encoding uncharacterized protein LOC108216070 — MSSYENVIGGKLKLKGKALDVKAGGMKKKKKKHSKAVSDKVSEVISNEALSGGNTDLTDQYEEDTDDAQKYDGDKNAAPHIESLTPAERRYMEQRQKIDEHKLAKVANKSHRDRISDFNQYLANMSEHYDIPKVGPG, encoded by the exons ATGTCTTCGTATGAGAATGTTATTGGTGGGAAACTAAAGCTGAAGGGCAAAGCGTTGGATGTGAAGGCTGGTGGtatgaagaaaaagaaaaagaagcacAGCAAGGCTGTTAGTGATAAGGTATCCGAGGTTATAAGCAATGAGGCTTTGAGTG GTGGAAATACTGATTTAACTGATCAGTACGAGGAAGATACGGATGATGCCCAAAAATATGATGGAGATAAAAATGCTGCCCCCCATATCGAGAGCCTTACTCCAGCTGAGAGACGATATATGGAACAAAGGCAGAAAATTGACGAACACAAGCTGGCTAAGGTGGCCAATAAATCACACCGTGACCgtatttcagattttaatcagTATCTAGCAAATATGAGCGAGCATTACGACATTCCCAAAGTCGGCCCTGGCTAA
- the LOC108215945 gene encoding monooxygenase 1 produces MGEVKSEEDLVIVGAGICGLATALALHRKGIRCTVLERSESLRSSGVALTIMPNGWRALHQLNVASILRQTATPILGTKDIWLDKNKQQDMPLSGEARCLRRSDLIDTLYNALPPDVVKFGHQIVSVKLDPETSYPVVQLQDGSSIAAKVLIGCDGAKSTVADFLELKPTKLFDLCSIIGLTNYPNGHSFAHESVRMRINNVSVGRIPIDSNLVYWFVAHPWMQTDNIVSVDAELIRQYALSLVKGFPEEVSEMVINSDLDSLCSTRLRYRAPWDLLLGNFRKGTVTVAGDAMHVMGPFLGQGGSAGLEDAIVLARSLAKKISCTPTDSAIIIEALDQYVKDRRMRIVRLSTQTYLTGLLITESTSLLVKLACIVLTVILFRDASYQTKYDCGTL; encoded by the exons ATGGGTGAAGTGAAGTCTGAGGAGGATTTGGTGATAGTTGGTGCTGGAATATGTGGCCTTGCTACTGCCCTTGCTCTTCACAG AAAAGGTATCAGATGCACAGTTTTGGAAAGATCGGAGAGTTTGAGATCTTCTGGGGTAGCCCTCACCATTATGCCAAATGGATGGCGCGCATTGCATCAGCTTAATGTTGCTTCAATCCTTAGACAAACTGCTACTCCCATATTAGG GACCAAAGATATATGGCTTGACAAGAACAAGCAGCAAGATATGCCATTGAG TGGTGAAGCACGTTGCTTGAGAAGAAGTGATCTTATTGACACCCTTTACAATGCTTTGCCGCCTGATGTTGTAAAGTTTGGACATCAAATTGTCTCAGTAAAACTGGACCCTGAAACTAGTTATCCAGTGGTACAGCTTCAGGATGGAAGTTCTATTGCAGCCAAG GTCTTGATTGGGTGTGATGGAGCCAAATCAACGGTTGCAGATTTCCTTGAGCTCAAGCCTACAAAACTTTTTGATCTTTGTTCGATTATAGGTTTAACTAACTATCCAAACGGTCATTCATTTGCTCATGAGTCTGTACGCATGAGGATAAACAATGTTTCAGTAGGTCGAATTCCGATTGATAGTAACTTAGTTTACTGGTTTGTGGCACACCCCTGGATGCAAACAG ATAACATTGTCTCAGTGGACGCTGAACTTATCAGGCAATATGCCTTGTCATTAGTTAAAGGTTTCCCAGAAGAAGTCTCAGAAATGGTGATAAACAGTGACCTTGACTCACTTTGTTCCACACGTTTGAGATACCGTGCACCCTGGGATTTACTACTGGGAAATTTTCGAAAAGGAACAGTCACAGTAGCCGGAGATGCAATGCATGTAATGGGTCCATTTCTTGGACAGGGTGGTTCAGCAGGCTTGGAAGATGCAATTGTACTTGCCAGAAGCTTGGCCAAAAAAATATCATGTACTCCAACTGATTCAGCAATTATCATAGAAGCACTTGACCAGTATGTAAAGGATCGGAGGATGAGGATAGTTCGACTGTCTACACAAACATACCTTACTGGTTTACTCATAACGGAATCTACCTCACTGCTAGTCAAGCTTGCTTGTATTGTCCTCACAGTTATTCTCTTCCGCGACGCCAGTTATCAAACTAAATATGATTGTGGCACTCTTTGA
- the LOC108219017 gene encoding uncharacterized protein LOC108219017, giving the protein MSGRDSNEEKGLLWKLPAVNSKNLGKLGPAFGIGVGCGVGFGVGLMGGTGFGAGFPGLQLGFGLGAGCGIGVGFGYGVGRGVAHDEYRKYTNVGKIFHRPGHLPIQDEIGTLVDDLVVNTKKLIRATSKEVDKWRRL; this is encoded by the exons ATGAGCGGGCGCGACAGTAACGAAGAAAAGGGTTTACTGTGGAAGCTACCGGCGGTAAATTCCAAGAATCTCGGGAAACTCGGTCCTGCTTTCGGCATCGGCGTCGGCTGTGGCGTTGGTTTCGGCGTCGGTCTCATGGGCG GCACAGGTTTTGGTGCTGGATTCCCGGGTCTACAGCTTGGTTTTGGACTTGGTGCTGGATGTGGGATTGGGGTAGGCTTTGGCTATGGTGTTGGAAGGGGTGTTGCTCATGATGAATATCGGAAATACACTAATGTGGGGAAGATATTTCATAGGCCTGGACATCTCCCTATCCA GGATGAGATCGGGACCCTTGTGGATGATCTTGTTGTAAATACGAAGAAGCTGATCAGAGCAACCTCCAAAGAGGTGGACAAATGGAGAAGACTTTGA